One genomic segment of Mauremys mutica isolate MM-2020 ecotype Southern chromosome 10, ASM2049712v1, whole genome shotgun sequence includes these proteins:
- the LOC123378320 gene encoding uncharacterized protein LOC123378320: MEDFIAAETPLGSAGRTAPPRTERPNPEKKGAPTLTDVRVSSRGAEARTRTATSSGRPAQTPVPAARGDYRNPPGGNPGTRSRTGRADLGPCFSCGEYGHLQRDCPGLECTFGQVYSGEGRARRWQAAKITVPMVVEGRPTVALLDSGCGQTLVCQTMGPQADNRLGKIQLQFIHEDIRPYPSTKAQLIIDGVTRLMTVGLAPRLAYPVILGWDWPEFPAVLRRHAEGSLQVTPALEGEAPETEEDEVEAPDHTNPTEGREDPPPGVGEDPSAPTDFCRDQRADPTLTRTYDQLASVDGTVLDPHRAAQWPHFELRQERLYRVERDPRTGDTRTQLLVPRCHRRAVMKLAHDIPAARHLGHEKTLARILGRFFWPGVHQEVKNYCNSCPERQLAAPARTPKAPLVPMPLIETPFERVAMDLVGPLPKSSAGFQYILVIMDYATRFPEAIPLRTITARTIAAELMKVFARVGLPREILTDQGTNFTSRLLQQVCELLGIKQLRTSVYHPQTDGLVERFNRTLKEMLRRFPQEDLRRWDQLLPPLLLAVREVPQSSTKFSPFELLYGRRPRGLLDLMRETWEQAPSPAQGLLKYVLQLQECLKQAGALAQENLKAAQDTQAQTYNRDAQTRDFQPGDRVLLLLPSSESKILARWQGPYEVVRKVGPVNYEINQPDRKKKTQRYHVNLLKPWREREGLLINPYPPEPELGPQVAHTEDPGEPQLGETLTDDQLKQTRCLLQAFSRTFTGQPGYTTLVYHRIQTEPGVVIRGATRPLPYHRRQVVEEEVRAMLDLGVIEPSQSEWRSPVVLVPKPDGSQRFCIDFRRVNAISKFDAYPMPRIDELLARLGEARYITTLDLSKGYWQIPLEPASREKTAFTTPTGLYQFTWMPFGLHGAPATFQRLMDCLLQPHQDYVAAYLDDVVIYSPRWENHLERVAAVLRSLRKAGLTANPKKCRIGWQETTYLGYTIRHGQVRPLVGKVQAIATCPPPATKRQVRQFLGLAGYYRRFIPQFAAIAAPLPGLLTKDSPRQVKWTRECDEAFQTLKTSLCSEPVLYSPDFHRTFVLQTDASEVGLGAVLSQEVEGEEHPVLYISRKLFPREKNYAVVEKEALAVKWACEALRYYILGAPFTLVTDHSALQWLARMKDHNMRLQRWYLALQPYAFTVRHRAGKDHANANFLSRLGGMEGAGPAAREPALRGGPCSEAAWLPAAPEREEPEQLPQWAERLPPVPAPLKSRGGTPA, encoded by the exons ATGGAGGACTTCATCGCGGCTGAAACCCCGCTGGGCTCGGCTGGCCGGACCGCCCCGCCCCGGACGGAGCGCCCCAACCCAGAAAAGAAGGGGGCGCCCACCCTCACAGACGTACGAGTTTCCTCCCGTGGAGCGGAGGCCCGGACCCGTACCGCCACGTCCTCTGGGAGACCCGCTCAGACCCCGGTTCCCGCGGCGAGAGGGGACTACCGGAACCCGCCTGGAGGTAACCCCGGGACCCGGTCACGGACGGGACGAGCAGACCTGGGGCCCTGTTTCTCCTGTGGAGAGTATGGCCATTTACAGCGGGACTGCCCAGGACTGGAGTGTACCTTTGGCCAGGTTTACTCAGGGGAAGGCCGTGCCCGGCGTTGGCAAGCGGCCAAGATCACCGTGCCCATGGTCGTTGAGGGGCGCCCGACTGTGGCCCTCCTCGATTCAGGCTGCGGCCAGACACTGGTCTGCCAAACCATGGGCCCGCAGGCTGACAACCGCCTGGGGAAGATTCAGCTGCAGTTTATCCACGAGGATATACGGCCCTACCCAAGTACCAAGGCCCAACTGATTATTGATGGGGTCACCCGGCTGATGACAGTGGGACTCGCTCCACGGCTGGCGTACCCGGTGATCCTGGGTTGGGACTGGCCCGAGTTCCCCGCCGTACTACGCCGCcacgccgagggcagcctgcaggTCACGCCAGCCTTGGAAGGGGAGGCCCCAGAGACTGAGGAAGACGAGGTGGAAGCCCCCGACCACACCAACCCGACGGAAGGACGTGAAGATCCTCCCCCCGGAGTGGGGGAGGATCCCTCGGCGCCCACGGACTTTTGCCGGGATCAGCGGGCCGACCCTACACTCACGCGGACATACGACCAGCTGGCCTCCGTGGATGGGACGGTCCTCGACCCCCATCGAGCGGCGCAGTGGCCGCACTTTGAGTTGCGGCAGGAGCGCCTGTATCGCGTCGAGAGAGACCCCCGCACAGGGGATACCCGGACACAACTCCTCGTGCCTCGGTGTCACCGCCGGGCGGTCATGAAACTGGCCCACGACATCCCTGCGGCCAGGCACCTCGGTCACGAGAAGACCCTGGCTCGGATCCTGGGGCGCTTCTTCTGGCCAGGGGTACACCAGGAGGTAAAGAATTATTGCAACTCTTGCCCGGAACGCCAGTTGGCTGCCCCAGCACGAACTCCCAAGGCACCGCTGGTCCCGATGCCTCTGATTGAGACCCCCTTTGAACGTgtggccatggacctggtggggcctctCCCTAAGAGCAGCGCAGGGTTCCAATACATTTTGGTGATAATGGACTATGCTACCAGGTTCCCCGAAGCAATCCCTCTCCGGACCATCACAGCCCGCACCATCGCAGCTGAGCTGATGAAGGTCTTCGCCCGTGTCGGCCTGCCCCGGGAGATCCTCACGGATCAGGGGACCAACTTTACGTCACGGCTGCTCCAGCAGGTGTGCGAACTCTTGGGGATAAAGCAACTCCGGACGTCCGTttaccatccccagacagatgggCTGGTTGAAAGATTCAATCGGACGCTGAAAGAGATGTTGCGTAGGTTCCCCCAGGAGGACCTTCGCCGATGGGACCAGCTccttccacccctgctcctggcgGTGCGGGAAGTCCCCCAGTCTTCAACCAAGTTCTCACCCTTTGAGTTGCTGTACGGTCGGCGACCTCGGGGCCTGCTGGATCTCATGAGGGAAACCTGGGAGCAAGCCCCATCGCCGGCCCAGGGCCTCTTAAAGTACGTACTCCAGCTTCAGGAGTGCCTTAAGCAGGCGGGGGCCCTGGCGCAGGAGAACTTGAAAGCCGCCCAGGACACGCAGGCCCAGACTTATAACCGGGACGCCCAGACTCGGGACTTTCAACCCGGAGACCGGGTAttactcctccttccctccagtgaATCGAAGATCCTGGCCCGGTGGCAAGGGCCATATGAGGTGGTTCGGAAGGTGGGCCCGGTTAATTATGAAATCAATCAGCCGGACCGGAAAAAGAAGACCCAACGGTACCATGTCAACCTCCTCAAGCCCTGGCGGGAACGCGAAGGTCTCCTGATCAACCCCTACCCGCCAGAACCTGAGCTAGGACCCCAGGTAGCCCATACCGAGGACCCCGGGGAACCCCAGCTCGGGGAGACCCTAACAGACGACCAACTCAAGCAGACCCGGTGCCTCCTGCAAGCCTTTTCCCGCACCTTTACGGGCCAACCGGGATACACCACCCTGGTATACCATAGGATCCAGACGGAGCCTGGGGTGGTGATCCGGGGCGCGACCAGGCCCTTGCCGTATCACAGGAGGCAGGTTGTTGAGGAGGAGGTACGAGCTATGCTGGATCTAGGGGTGATTGAACCATCGCAAAGTGAGTGGCGCAGCCCTGTAGTGCTGGTACCGAAGCCCGACGGCTCACAGAGATTCTGTATCGACTTTAGGCGCGTTAATGCTATCTCCAAGTTCGATGCCTATCCCATGCCTCGGATAGATGAGCTGTTGGCCCGCTTAGGGGAGGCCCGCTATATCACCACCCTTGATCTAAGCAaagggtactggcagatccccttGGAACCAGCCTCCAGGGAGAAGACTGCGTTCACCACACCCACGGGCCTATACCAGTTTACCTGGATGcccttcggcctccatggggctccGGCCACCTTTCAGCGCCTAATGGACTGCCTCCTCCAGCCACATCAGGACTACGTGGCCGCCTATCTAGATGACGTGGTCATTTACAGTCCTCGGTGGGAGAACCACCTAGAAAGGGTCGCagccgtcctgaggtccctgcggAAGGCCGGGTTAACAGCCAACCCTAAGAAATGTCGCATCGGCTGGCAAGAGACCACGTACCTGGGGTATACTATCAGGCATGGACAGGTAAGACCTCTTGTCGGCAAGGTCCAGGCCATCGCaacctgccccccgccagccacGAAGCGCCAGGTGCGCCAGTTTCTGGGGCTGGCCGGGTATTACAGACGGTTTATTCCTCAATTCGCGGCGATTGCCGCCCCCTTACCGGGGCTCCTGACAAAGGATAGCCCGCGGCAGGTGAAATGGACCCGCGAGTGCGACGAGGCCTTTCAGACACTCAAGACGAGCCTCTGCAGCGAGCCGGTCTTGTATAGTCCTGATTTCCACCGGACATTTGTTTTACAGACAGACGCCTCGGAAGTGGGACTTGGGGCCGTCCTTTCCCAAGAAGTAGAGGGGGAAGAGCATCCGGTTCTTTACATCAGCCGGAAGCTGTTCCCCCGAGAGAAAAACTACGCGGTGGTCGAAAAGGAAGCCCTTGctgtgaagtgggcctgtgaaGCCCTGAGGTATTACATCCTGGGAGCCCCCTTCACCTTGGTCACCGACCATTCCGCCCTCCAGTGGTTGGCTCGCATGAAGGACCATAATATGCGGCTGCAGCGGTGGTACTTGGCCCTGCAGCCCTATGCCTTCACTGTGCGTCATCGGGCCGGGAAGGACCATGCTAACGCGAACTTCCTCTCCCGGCTGGGGGGTATGGAAGGGGCTGGCCCCGCTGCACGGGAGCCAGCCTTGAGGggggggccgtgtagtgaggcggcctggctcccggccgcacccgagagggaggagccagaacagctgccacagtgggcggagcgactgccacctgtccccgcccccctgaagtcaaggggcgggac ccctgcctga